The following proteins are encoded in a genomic region of Paenibacillus sp. FSL H3-0469:
- a CDS encoding sensor histidine kinase → MMRSLSLYRKYFKDNMFLRFTLIVSCIFIATIIAFSILVLMLISDSAVQRQMDIQRKSMESVSNYVENKYQSVQDMLRDVYRDASLASNTTFLLENPLSDYIEHRLDRFLLGEQSASNAIQYFQNKIDDDPDIRGLILYSANQQVMYYYDNRRQFERISTNAAHSFVPDSMVLGEESVVSVPNIWVLKSIGMPAAPLFSVKIPINNKSSLLNIGQLLVYFDSEAIWQAMNNYKQDFKGDLLVLSAQNEVIFDSSGKGYGRKLPKLQGMNAGEEVTVDGMVVTSQTQSQAGYTVVSLISKKELAETYSSARSTIVSIALVCILFAVLLPAMFISNFAKRTHRIIRFTRKVKNGDLNTRIVDGKEDELGQIAKSFNSMLDELNQYIDQVYKAEIKQKHTEIATLEARVNPHFLYNTLEVIRMRAISSGAKDVGEMIYSLSMLFKSYVRPKLKYTFKDELEACRLYLELFRIRYKDRFAYTIECSPELEELPVLKMSLQPVIENYVLHGMRTGQTDNVIRIVITAEPENIRVKVTDNGKGIAEERLARLREVLEDHGEMSGSESFGLRSIHERLRLMYGKPYGVELESEEGSGTEVTITFPYPLKEENADV, encoded by the coding sequence ATGATGCGAAGCCTTTCGCTGTACCGCAAGTATTTTAAAGACAATATGTTCCTGCGCTTCACGCTGATCGTGTCCTGTATCTTCATAGCCACCATTATCGCCTTCTCCATTCTGGTGCTGATGCTAATCTCGGATTCGGCAGTGCAGCGCCAGATGGATATCCAGCGCAAGAGCATGGAGAGCGTCAGCAATTATGTGGAGAACAAATATCAATCTGTTCAGGATATGCTCCGTGATGTGTACAGGGACGCGAGTCTGGCCAGTAACACGACCTTCCTGCTGGAGAATCCCTTAAGCGATTATATTGAGCACCGGCTGGACCGTTTTCTGCTGGGGGAACAGTCCGCTTCGAACGCCATCCAGTATTTCCAGAACAAGATTGACGATGATCCCGACATCCGCGGCCTGATCCTGTACAGCGCCAACCAGCAGGTGATGTATTATTACGACAACCGCCGGCAGTTCGAGCGGATCTCGACCAATGCGGCGCATTCTTTTGTCCCCGATTCGATGGTGCTGGGTGAGGAGAGTGTCGTCTCTGTTCCGAATATCTGGGTGCTGAAAAGCATAGGGATGCCGGCAGCCCCGCTGTTCTCTGTGAAAATACCCATCAATAATAAGTCCTCGCTGCTCAATATCGGCCAGCTGCTGGTCTACTTCGATTCCGAGGCCATCTGGCAGGCCATGAATAATTATAAGCAGGACTTCAAAGGCGACCTCCTCGTGCTCTCGGCCCAGAATGAAGTCATCTTCGATTCCTCAGGGAAGGGATATGGCCGGAAGCTGCCGAAGCTGCAGGGAATGAACGCCGGCGAGGAGGTTACCGTGGATGGAATGGTTGTCACCAGCCAGACGCAGAGTCAGGCGGGGTATACGGTGGTCAGCCTGATCTCGAAGAAGGAGCTGGCCGAGACCTACAGCAGTGCGCGGAGCACCATTGTGTCCATCGCACTCGTCTGTATTCTGTTTGCCGTGCTGCTGCCGGCGATGTTCATTTCTAATTTTGCCAAACGGACCCACCGCATTATCCGCTTCACACGCAAAGTCAAGAACGGGGATCTGAACACCCGGATTGTGGACGGCAAGGAAGATGAGTTAGGGCAGATTGCCAAGAGCTTCAACAGCATGCTGGATGAACTGAACCAATATATCGACCAGGTCTATAAGGCGGAAATCAAGCAGAAGCATACGGAGATCGCTACGCTGGAAGCCAGGGTGAATCCGCATTTTCTGTATAATACATTAGAAGTTATCCGGATGCGGGCGATTTCGAGCGGGGCGAAGGATGTGGGGGAAATGATCTACAGCCTGTCCATGCTGTTCAAATCGTACGTCCGTCCGAAGCTGAAATATACGTTCAAGGATGAGCTGGAGGCCTGCCGCCTGTATTTGGAATTATTCCGTATCCGGTACAAGGACCGATTCGCGTATACCATCGAATGCAGCCCGGAGCTGGAAGAGCTTCCTGTACTCAAAATGTCGCTGCAGCCGGTCATTGAAAACTATGTTCTGCACGGCATGCGGACAGGGCAGACTGATAATGTGATCCGTATTGTGATCACAGCGGAGCCGGAGAATATCCGGGTCAAGGTTACGGATAACGGCAAGGGGATTGCAGAGGAGCGGCTGGCCCGGCTCCGTGAGGTGCTGGAGGATCACGGCGAAATGTCCGGGTCCGAGTCGTTCGGGCTGCGCAGTATTCATGAGCGGCTGAGACTGATGTACGGCAAGCCCTACGGCGTAGAGCTGGAGAGTGAGGAAGGCAGCGGAACAGAGGTTACGATTACTTTTCCATACCCGCTGAAGGAGGAGAACGCAGATGTATAA
- a CDS encoding glycoside hydrolase family 43 protein: protein MNQQQPPKPNQPIVTHIYTADPSAHVYEGKIYIYPSHDLDHDEPSNDNGDQYKMEDYHVLSMDSFDSPVVDHGEALHVRDIPWASKQLWAPDAAYKNNTYYLFFPARDHEGIFRLGVATSESPAGPFTPQPNYMEGSFSIDPAVLVDDDNQAYVYFGGLWGGQLEKWQTGSFVADAEGPAADQPALGPQVALLSDDMLSFQGKPAEISIVDEDGNPILAGDEERRYFEGPWMHKYNGDYYLSYSTGTTHKLVYAIGKSPMGPFTFKGEILSPVIGWTTHHSIVQVEDKWYLFYHDSSLSEGVNHKRCVKYTELKYNEDGTIQSINPYPDAE, encoded by the coding sequence ATGAATCAGCAACAACCCCCTAAGCCTAATCAACCGATCGTAACTCACATCTATACAGCGGACCCGTCCGCCCATGTCTATGAAGGCAAAATCTATATCTATCCTTCCCACGATCTGGATCATGACGAGCCGAGCAATGATAACGGCGACCAGTATAAAATGGAAGATTACCATGTTCTCTCGATGGACAGCTTCGATTCCCCGGTGGTCGATCACGGCGAAGCGCTGCATGTGAGAGATATTCCATGGGCTTCCAAGCAGCTCTGGGCACCAGACGCAGCGTACAAGAATAACACCTACTATCTATTCTTCCCGGCCCGTGACCATGAAGGAATCTTCCGCCTGGGTGTGGCAACGTCGGAGTCTCCGGCAGGCCCGTTCACTCCGCAGCCGAATTATATGGAAGGCAGCTTCAGTATTGACCCGGCCGTGCTGGTGGATGACGACAATCAGGCGTATGTCTACTTCGGCGGGCTCTGGGGCGGCCAGCTGGAGAAGTGGCAGACCGGCAGCTTCGTAGCCGATGCAGAAGGACCGGCTGCCGACCAGCCGGCGCTTGGGCCGCAAGTTGCGCTGCTTAGCGATGATATGCTGTCCTTCCAGGGCAAGCCTGCCGAGATCTCGATTGTTGATGAAGACGGGAACCCGATTCTGGCCGGGGATGAGGAACGCAGATATTTTGAAGGCCCATGGATGCACAAATATAACGGCGATTACTACCTGTCCTACTCCACAGGAACCACGCATAAGCTCGTGTATGCGATCGGCAAGAGCCCGATGGGACCGTTCACGTTCAAGGGCGAGATTCTCTCTCCGGTTATCGGTTGGACGACTCACCACTCCATTGTACAAGTGGAAGACAAGTGGTATCTGTTCTATCACGACAGCTCCCTGTCCGAAGGCGTCAATCACAAGCGCTGCGTGAAGTACACCGAGCTGAAGTACAACGAAGACGGCACGATCCAGAGTATCAACCCTTATCCGGATGCGGAGTAA
- a CDS encoding glycoside hydrolase family 43 protein produces MMHSMNVRNPVIAGYYPDPSVVRVNEDFYLINSTFEYFPGVPIFHSRDLIDWTPIGHVLTRQSQLDLRTTKSSSGIYAATIRYHDGRFYMITTDVRGIGNFYVTADKPEGPWSDPILLPHGGIDPSLFFDDDGRAYVTVQNGAGYESHIIQYEIDPLSGEVLSEPVNIWSGDDGPWVEGPHLYKIKGIYYLMTASGGTAGDHREIIARSSSPYGPFEDKPEPILTHRGLKDHPVQCLGHADLVEDTSGQWWAVFLGMRPVEGQYSPLGRETFLAPVTWTEDGWPMIDNNEGTVIAADESSLEDRVLRFTPGDGFGPEWTFLRDYEAERYSWTEREGSLTVRGNAYTLDDEAPAVFACLRQQHHRMETGVSLDFTPVTEGEHAGLAARLNNRGYLFWGLTCRSGRRVMELVVKNGEERQIHQYEVSGQGAVQLRLRCDGHHYHCSYSADGVSWHEVPETVHVSVLSPEVNGGFTGVCLGVHASGNGTENASPAYYEGFYYSNIKGDAL; encoded by the coding sequence ATGATGCATTCCATGAATGTGCGGAATCCCGTGATTGCCGGGTATTATCCGGACCCCAGTGTGGTCCGTGTGAATGAAGATTTTTATCTGATTAACAGTACCTTTGAATATTTTCCGGGTGTGCCTATCTTCCATAGCAGGGATCTGATCGACTGGACCCCGATAGGGCATGTGCTGACCCGCCAGTCCCAGCTGGACCTGCGGACCACCAAGAGCTCGTCGGGGATCTACGCTGCCACCATCCGCTATCATGACGGGCGATTCTACATGATTACAACCGATGTCAGAGGCATCGGCAATTTCTATGTGACTGCGGACAAGCCTGAGGGCCCCTGGTCTGATCCGATTCTGCTGCCGCACGGGGGCATTGATCCATCCCTGTTCTTCGATGATGACGGGCGCGCCTATGTCACGGTGCAGAACGGGGCAGGCTATGAATCGCACATTATCCAGTATGAGATTGATCCGCTGTCCGGCGAAGTGCTGTCGGAGCCGGTTAACATCTGGAGCGGAGATGACGGCCCGTGGGTCGAAGGTCCGCATCTGTACAAGATCAAGGGCATCTACTACCTGATGACCGCCTCCGGCGGCACGGCGGGCGATCACCGGGAGATTATTGCCCGCAGCAGCAGCCCTTACGGCCCGTTCGAGGACAAGCCGGAACCGATCCTGACCCACCGGGGACTGAAGGACCACCCGGTCCAATGCCTTGGACATGCCGATCTGGTGGAGGATACGTCCGGTCAGTGGTGGGCGGTCTTCCTGGGCATGCGCCCGGTGGAAGGCCAGTATTCCCCGCTGGGCCGGGAGACCTTCCTGGCTCCGGTCACCTGGACGGAGGACGGCTGGCCGATGATTGACAATAATGAAGGCACCGTTATAGCTGCGGACGAGTCCAGCCTGGAGGACCGGGTGCTGCGCTTTACGCCAGGGGACGGCTTCGGGCCGGAGTGGACCTTCCTCCGCGACTATGAAGCGGAGCGTTATTCCTGGACCGAGCGCGAAGGCAGTCTCACCGTGCGTGGGAATGCTTACACGCTGGACGATGAAGCGCCGGCCGTGTTCGCGTGCCTCCGCCAGCAGCATCACCGGATGGAGACCGGCGTCAGCCTTGACTTCACGCCGGTGACCGAAGGCGAGCATGCCGGGCTGGCTGCGCGGCTTAACAACCGTGGATATCTTTTCTGGGGACTTACTTGCCGCAGCGGCCGCCGGGTGATGGAGCTTGTAGTCAAGAACGGTGAGGAGCGGCAGATTCACCAGTACGAGGTAAGCGGTCAAGGTGCCGTTCAGCTTCGCCTCCGCTGCGACGGTCATCACTACCACTGCTCCTATTCGGCAGATGGCGTGTCCTGGCATGAAGTGCCGGAGACGGTTCATGTATCGGTCCTGTCCCCGGAGGTCAACGGCGGCTTCACCGGTGTCTGCCTGGGCGTACATGCCTCGGGCAACGGCACAGAGAATGCCAGCCCTGCTTATTATGAAGGATTCTATTATTCCAATATCAAAGGAGATGCCTTATGA
- a CDS encoding transposase — translation MIYAYTLRISSSCQITKAVRENIPFMWLVGWQHPDFRPLNRFRS, via the coding sequence ATGATTTACGCTTATACTCTGCGAATCAGTTCCTCCTGTCAAATCACTAAAGCCGTGCGAGAGAACATCCCATTCATGTGGCTGGTTGGATGGCAACATCCCGACTTCCGCCCCCTTAATCGGTTCCGTTCCTAA